The following are encoded together in the Brassica napus cultivar Da-Ae chromosome A9, Da-Ae, whole genome shotgun sequence genome:
- the LOC111200456 gene encoding putative defensin-like protein 62: protein MDTTKASVTIFFVLVLMISFSSYCILAKPEIKKANYQCIKPCSRSYGNRICYNYCTDHHFAGGQCDVTRGGKLSQCCCYNYNIKDNTF from the exons atggATACTACAAAAGCATCAGTAACTATTTTCTTTGTATTAGTACTGATGATTTCATTCTCTAGCTACTGTATTTTGGCCAAGCCAG AAATCAAGAAAGCTAATTATCAATGTATTAAGCCGTGTTCGAGATCTTATGGAAATAGGATATGTTACAACTACTGCACAGATCACCACTTTGCTGGAGGACAATGTGATGTTACCAGAGGCGGGAAACTATCACAATGTTGTTGCTACAACTATAATATAAAAGATAatactttttga